From the genome of Yersinia enterocolitica, one region includes:
- a CDS encoding HdeD family acid-resistance protein yields the protein MLNIDRKYLMSLDESTLKKQRIIMRVIAILLLLGGIFCLINPLASSVVLSKIIGALLLLSGIAMIVGMVTNRSHNLWPMVTGILLGIAYIVMGYVFITNPAIGMISLAVVLAVLFAFGGVMRLITGFRTWGMPGAWLQILLGVLDLIITYLLVSAGPLMSITMVTTLVGIEMLFSSFSCFMVAGLYKQN from the coding sequence ATGCTGAATATAGATCGGAAATACCTTATGAGCCTTGATGAAAGTACCTTAAAAAAACAACGGATTATCATGCGGGTCATCGCAATCCTGCTATTACTGGGCGGGATCTTTTGCCTTATTAACCCACTGGCCTCCAGCGTTGTTCTCAGCAAAATTATTGGTGCCCTACTGCTACTCAGTGGGATTGCAATGATCGTGGGTATGGTAACCAACCGTTCCCATAATCTTTGGCCAATGGTGACCGGTATTTTACTCGGCATCGCATATATTGTGATGGGTTATGTATTTATTACCAATCCAGCAATAGGGATGATAAGTCTGGCAGTGGTGCTGGCGGTGCTGTTTGCCTTTGGTGGAGTGATGCGGTTGATAACCGGTTTTAGAACATGGGGAATGCCGGGGGCATGGCTACAAATCTTGCTCGGCGTCTTGGATCTGATTATTACCTATCTATTGGTGAGTGCTGGCCCACTGATGTCGATCACCATGGTTACGACTCTGGTCGGGATTGAGATGCTATTTAGTTCATTTAGCTGCTTTATGGTCGCTGGTTTATATAAACAGAATTAA
- a CDS encoding extradiol dioxygenase, whose product MADPNFIILYVDSPANSATFYGDLLAKAPVELHPTFAMFALDSGVMLGLWSKHTVEPAATATGGGGEVAFALADKAAVQSLYNDWQQRGLPILQQPLQMDFGYTFVALDPDGHRLRVFGD is encoded by the coding sequence ATGGCAGATCCGAATTTCATTATTCTTTATGTTGATAGCCCGGCCAACAGCGCGACGTTTTATGGTGACTTGCTGGCAAAGGCACCGGTAGAACTTCACCCAACCTTTGCCATGTTTGCACTGGATTCAGGGGTAATGCTGGGCTTATGGTCAAAACATACGGTTGAACCGGCGGCGACAGCCACGGGCGGTGGCGGTGAAGTGGCTTTTGCTCTGGCCGATAAAGCGGCGGTGCAATCGTTATATAATGACTGGCAACAACGCGGCTTACCTATTTTGCAACAACCATTACAGATGGATTTCGGCTATACCTTTGTGGCTTTAGATCCTGATGGTCATCGTTTGCGGGTTTTTGGTGACTGA
- a CDS encoding autotransporter outer membrane beta-barrel domain-containing protein has translation MYMSNITQPDSGKETLQPTDAHLSPYRITPCAKAIGALLLVLGSTTAWADSKDSLLDEVGAVFTEASDLFQAIKPVAAKVLSPEPIAQKQQQLQERKKPKAGINIPRADIVDNIAKSTLVIGHNPQAGSYLANQMAAQQMFITDDLQHRQGETPYIDPMTGEQKVTGMWLNTNGAITRFSSGQDQLHTKGTRYSTQLGGEISQWSSGEHDLGILGITAGIGKASSRSNSTTSQHQANGSVVGYNLGLYSVWHANNISQLGPYIGLLAQYGMFNNQVKAPEVVTGANYKSYIFTSALETGYKIQLIEKEKAKLFVQPQAKVLLQRSSGLQHKELTGPQIKIEEHNTVTTKLGLLTTLELGTDTLSTTNTLKIKPFIETNWINSNGNKGLLLDDAHITPQGINNIAELKLGVEGKFNNNLKLWSHLGQQLGKHNYSDTQATLGINYQF, from the coding sequence ATGTATATGTCAAATATTACTCAGCCCGATAGTGGCAAAGAAACACTGCAACCTACTGACGCCCATTTATCACCTTATCGTATAACGCCTTGTGCTAAAGCTATTGGCGCTCTGTTATTAGTATTGGGTAGCACAACTGCCTGGGCTGATAGTAAAGATAGTTTACTCGATGAAGTAGGTGCTGTATTTACTGAAGCCAGCGATCTCTTCCAGGCGATAAAACCCGTTGCTGCTAAAGTGCTCTCCCCAGAGCCTATTGCTCAAAAACAACAGCAGCTACAAGAGAGAAAAAAACCGAAAGCAGGCATCAATATCCCACGAGCGGATATCGTAGACAATATAGCTAAATCAACACTTGTCATTGGCCACAATCCGCAAGCCGGTAGCTATCTTGCCAACCAAATGGCTGCACAACAGATGTTTATTACTGACGACCTACAGCATCGCCAAGGAGAAACTCCCTACATTGACCCAATGACGGGCGAGCAAAAAGTTACCGGCATGTGGTTAAACACCAATGGGGCGATAACCCGCTTTAGCTCCGGTCAGGACCAACTCCACACCAAAGGCACCCGCTATTCAACTCAATTAGGGGGCGAAATAAGCCAATGGAGCAGCGGTGAACATGATCTAGGAATTCTGGGAATAACTGCCGGTATCGGTAAAGCCAGCAGTCGTAGCAATTCCACCACATCTCAGCATCAAGCTAATGGGTCTGTAGTTGGCTATAACTTAGGGTTATATAGCGTCTGGCATGCCAACAACATCAGTCAACTTGGGCCTTATATTGGTTTACTTGCACAATACGGAATGTTTAATAATCAGGTTAAGGCACCAGAAGTCGTCACCGGTGCGAATTATAAGTCTTATATATTCACCTCGGCGTTAGAAACAGGTTACAAAATTCAATTAATCGAAAAAGAGAAGGCTAAGTTATTTGTACAACCGCAGGCGAAAGTATTGTTGCAACGTAGCAGTGGGCTGCAACATAAAGAACTCACCGGGCCACAGATAAAGATAGAAGAGCACAATACGGTTACGACCAAATTAGGATTACTTACAACGCTAGAACTTGGCACTGATACTTTATCTACTACTAACACCTTAAAAATCAAACCGTTCATTGAAACTAATTGGATAAATAGCAACGGGAATAAAGGGCTATTACTGGATGATGCCCATATTACACCGCAAGGAATTAACAACATTGCTGAGTTGAAACTAGGTGTTGAGGGCAAGTTCAATAACAACCTTAAGCTATGGAGCCACCTTGGTCAGCAGTTAGGTAAGCACAATTACTCAGATACCCAAGCGACTTTGGGTATCAATTACCAATTTTAA
- a CDS encoding 23S rRNA (guanine(1835)-N(2))-methyltransferase RlmG — MSQLLLGTQSLELERFPPQENSNTLQAWEAADEYLLQNIDLSQIDGRPVLVFNDQFGTLACALHAYRPFSVSDSYMSQLATTHNVQLNQLDENAVTLLSSIDALPAAPKLVVIKIPKALALLEQQLRALRLVVAPDTVIIAGAKSRDVHNSTLQLFEKILGPTKTTLAWKKSRLIHCEVADIPLADIPLADAPETTDWPLANTEYVIHNHANVFSRNNLDIGARFFMEILPYDVAGKIADLGCGNGVVGLIALEQNPLAEMLFVDESYMAVASSELNITYNRPQDLPRCEFMVSHGLAGVERESLQLVLCNPPFHQQHAVSDHVAWQMFCDAKRCLKVGGELMIVGNRHLDYFHKLKRLFGNCETLDSNQKFMVLKAVKTASSRSEGGGSGSLDMSYSDF, encoded by the coding sequence ATGAGCCAACTCTTACTGGGAACGCAAAGCCTTGAGCTTGAGCGTTTTCCACCACAAGAAAATTCCAATACCCTACAGGCGTGGGAAGCAGCAGATGAATATCTGCTACAAAACATTGACTTAAGCCAAATTGATGGCCGCCCGGTGCTGGTATTTAATGATCAGTTTGGAACGCTGGCCTGCGCTTTACATGCTTATCGTCCATTCAGTGTCAGTGACTCTTATATGAGCCAGTTGGCGACGACGCATAACGTGCAGTTAAATCAGTTAGATGAAAATGCCGTTACCCTATTAAGCAGTATTGATGCGTTACCCGCCGCTCCTAAGCTGGTGGTGATTAAGATCCCTAAAGCTTTGGCGCTGTTGGAGCAGCAATTACGCGCATTGCGCCTGGTCGTAGCCCCAGATACGGTGATTATTGCTGGGGCGAAATCCCGCGATGTGCATAATTCAACTTTGCAATTGTTCGAAAAAATTCTTGGCCCGACCAAAACCACGCTGGCGTGGAAGAAATCCCGCCTGATTCACTGCGAAGTGGCAGATATTCCACTGGCAGATATTCCACTGGCAGATGCGCCGGAAACCACCGATTGGCCGCTGGCGAATACCGAATATGTCATCCATAACCATGCTAACGTTTTCTCTCGCAATAATTTGGATATCGGTGCGCGCTTCTTTATGGAGATCCTGCCGTATGATGTGGCGGGCAAAATCGCGGATCTGGGTTGTGGTAATGGTGTCGTCGGTTTAATTGCATTGGAACAAAATCCATTGGCAGAAATGCTGTTTGTCGATGAGTCCTATATGGCCGTTGCATCCAGTGAGCTGAATATCACCTATAACCGCCCACAAGACTTACCACGCTGTGAATTCATGGTAAGCCATGGTTTGGCCGGTGTTGAGCGTGAGAGCCTGCAACTGGTGCTATGTAACCCTCCGTTCCACCAACAGCATGCGGTCAGTGACCATGTGGCCTGGCAGATGTTCTGTGATGCTAAACGTTGTCTGAAGGTGGGGGGGGAACTGATGATTGTGGGTAATCGCCATCTGGACTATTTCCACAAACTTAAACGTTTGTTCGGTAACTGCGAAACATTAGATTCAAACCAGAAATTTATGGTGCTGAAAGCAGTGAAAACGGCATCATCCCGTTCCGAGGGTGGTGGTAGCGGCAGTCTTGATATGTCGTATAGCGATTTCTAA
- a CDS encoding TerC family protein has protein sequence MMNTVGTPLLWGGFAVIVTIMLAIDLLLQGRRGAQTMTLRQAACWSLVWISLSLLFNAGFWWYLAETVGRDIADKQALAFLTGYLIEKALAVDNVFVWLMLFSYFAVPANLQRRVLIYGVLGAIVLRTIMIFAGSWLVSQFSWILYLFGAFLLFTGIKMALAKEDDTPIGEKPLVRWIRNHLRMTDELHGDRFTVRKNGLLYATPLVLVLILVELSDVIFAVDSIPAIFAVTTDPFIVLTSNLFAILGLRAMYFLLANVAERFSMLKYGLSVILVFIGIKMMIIDLFHIPIGISLGVVAGILALTLLINVWVNHRADRRLAADKTIHK, from the coding sequence ATGATGAATACCGTGGGTACTCCCTTATTGTGGGGTGGTTTTGCTGTTATCGTGACGATTATGCTTGCCATCGATTTACTCCTACAGGGGCGTCGTGGTGCACAAACCATGACACTGCGTCAGGCTGCCTGCTGGTCTCTAGTGTGGATTAGTTTGTCTTTACTGTTTAATGCTGGTTTTTGGTGGTATCTGGCCGAAACAGTGGGGCGTGATATCGCCGACAAGCAAGCACTTGCCTTCCTGACTGGCTATCTGATCGAGAAAGCACTCGCCGTAGATAACGTCTTCGTTTGGTTAATGCTGTTTAGCTATTTTGCTGTTCCTGCCAATTTGCAGCGCCGGGTACTGATTTACGGTGTGCTGGGTGCGATTGTACTGCGTACTATTATGATCTTCGCCGGCAGTTGGCTGGTGTCGCAATTCAGTTGGATCCTGTATCTGTTTGGTGCTTTCCTGCTGTTTACCGGTATCAAAATGGCATTGGCAAAAGAAGACGATACTCCCATCGGTGAGAAACCACTGGTTCGCTGGATTCGTAATCACTTACGCATGACGGATGAGTTACATGGCGACCGCTTTACTGTGCGTAAAAATGGCCTGCTCTATGCAACACCACTAGTGCTGGTATTAATTCTGGTTGAGCTAAGTGATGTGATTTTTGCCGTTGACAGCATCCCAGCTATCTTCGCGGTGACCACCGATCCCTTTATTGTGTTGACCTCTAATCTGTTCGCTATTTTAGGTCTGCGTGCCATGTATTTCTTACTCGCAAACGTGGCCGAACGCTTCTCAATGTTGAAGTATGGTTTATCCGTCATTCTGGTGTTTATCGGTATCAAAATGATGATTATTGACCTGTTCCATATCCCTATTGGCATTTCATTAGGTGTGGTAGCCGGTATTCTGGCACTGACATTGTTAATTAATGTCTGGGTAAATCATCGTGCAGACCGCCGTTTAGCAGCAGATAAGACTATCCACAAGTAA
- the fadH gene encoding NADPH-dependent 2,4-dienoyl-CoA reductase (catalyzes the formation of trans-2- enoyl-CoA from 2,4-dienoyl-CoA) gives MLAYPHLLAPLDLGFTTLKNRVLMGSMHTGLEELPDGPQRLAAFYAERAAGGVALIVTGGIAPNKQGVVYQGASVLNDAAQVPHHQIVTDAVHQAGGKIALQILHAGRYSYQKHPVAPSALQAPINPFTPQALSSDEVRQTIADFANCAQLAKQAGYDGVEVMGSEGYLINQFLAARTNQRDDDWGGDFTRRMRFAVEIVRAVREATGTDFILIYRLSMLDLVEEGSSWQEIEQLAQAVEQAGATLINTGIGWHEARIPTIATMVPRAGFSWVTRKLMGAVAIPLITTNRINDPAVAEQVLVDGCADMVSMARPFLADAAFVQKAAQHRADEINTCIGCNQACLDQIFEGKLTSCLVNPRACRESEMPILPTETPKRLAVVGSGPAGLAFAVTAASRGHQVTLFDAATDIGGQFNIAKQIPGKEEFYETLRYFRRQLVLHGVIQQLNTSVQPQQLADFDEIILACGIQPRLPAIKGIEHPKVLTYLDVLRDKKPVGERVAIIGAGGIGFDTAEYLSQSGDSSSLDSAAFSREWGIDQHLAHSGGLSPTGSKVHPSPRQIFLLQRKTSKVGEGLGKTTGWIHRTSLAMRGVKMLNSVSYDSIDDEGLHITRAEQASCLPVDTIIICAGQEPRRELHQPLLDMGKTVHLIGGADIAAELDARRAIDQGTRLALVI, from the coding sequence ATGTTAGCTTACCCTCACCTGCTCGCGCCCCTTGATCTTGGCTTTACTACCCTGAAAAATCGCGTATTAATGGGTTCGATGCATACCGGGCTAGAGGAATTACCCGATGGACCTCAACGTTTGGCCGCATTCTATGCTGAGCGGGCCGCCGGTGGTGTCGCCCTGATTGTCACCGGGGGTATCGCCCCCAATAAGCAAGGCGTGGTGTATCAGGGGGCCTCAGTATTAAATGATGCGGCGCAAGTCCCCCATCATCAAATCGTGACGGATGCAGTACATCAGGCGGGCGGTAAGATCGCGCTGCAAATCCTACATGCCGGCCGTTACAGCTATCAGAAACACCCCGTGGCTCCTTCCGCATTGCAAGCGCCGATTAACCCCTTTACCCCACAGGCATTGAGTAGTGATGAAGTACGGCAAACTATTGCCGACTTTGCCAACTGTGCACAGCTTGCCAAACAAGCGGGTTACGATGGTGTCGAGGTGATGGGATCTGAGGGCTATTTGATTAACCAGTTCCTCGCCGCCAGAACTAATCAGCGCGATGATGACTGGGGCGGGGACTTTACTCGCAGAATGCGCTTTGCCGTAGAAATTGTGCGGGCAGTCCGTGAGGCGACCGGAACTGATTTTATACTGATTTACCGCCTTTCGATGCTTGACCTGGTGGAAGAAGGTTCCAGTTGGCAAGAAATTGAACAATTGGCGCAGGCGGTTGAACAGGCCGGTGCCACCCTGATTAATACTGGCATTGGTTGGCATGAAGCACGTATTCCCACTATCGCTACCATGGTGCCACGGGCCGGATTCAGTTGGGTGACGCGCAAATTGATGGGGGCAGTGGCTATTCCGCTGATCACCACTAACCGCATTAATGACCCTGCTGTTGCTGAGCAGGTACTGGTTGATGGTTGCGCGGATATGGTGTCAATGGCGCGCCCGTTCCTCGCTGATGCGGCGTTTGTCCAAAAAGCAGCACAACATCGGGCCGACGAAATTAACACCTGTATCGGCTGCAATCAGGCCTGTCTGGACCAGATTTTCGAAGGCAAACTCACTTCATGCTTAGTCAACCCTCGCGCGTGCCGTGAAAGCGAAATGCCCATACTCCCCACAGAAACACCAAAACGGTTAGCCGTCGTCGGTTCCGGGCCGGCCGGACTGGCTTTCGCCGTTACCGCTGCCAGCCGTGGTCATCAAGTGACGCTATTTGATGCTGCAACAGATATCGGTGGCCAATTCAACATTGCCAAGCAGATCCCAGGTAAGGAAGAATTTTATGAAACGCTGCGCTATTTCCGCCGTCAGTTGGTGCTCCATGGTGTTATTCAGCAGCTAAATACCTCGGTACAGCCACAGCAGTTGGCTGATTTTGATGAAATTATCCTCGCCTGTGGTATCCAGCCACGCCTGCCAGCTATCAAGGGGATTGAGCATCCGAAAGTCCTTACTTATCTGGATGTATTGCGCGATAAAAAACCGGTCGGTGAGCGCGTGGCCATTATTGGTGCGGGGGGAATTGGTTTTGATACCGCCGAATACCTCAGCCAATCCGGTGATTCCAGCAGTCTGGACAGTGCTGCATTCAGTCGCGAATGGGGCATCGATCAACATTTGGCACATAGTGGCGGATTATCCCCGACGGGGTCCAAAGTGCATCCGTCACCTCGACAGATTTTCTTGTTACAACGGAAAACCAGTAAAGTGGGTGAAGGCTTGGGTAAAACCACCGGTTGGATCCACCGTACCAGCCTGGCGATGCGTGGGGTGAAAATGCTTAACAGTGTGAGTTACGACAGCATTGATGATGAAGGTTTGCATATCACCCGTGCAGAACAGGCGAGCTGTTTACCCGTCGATACCATCATTATCTGTGCGGGCCAGGAACCGCGTAGGGAATTACATCAGCCCTTGCTGGATATGGGAAAAACCGTGCATTTGATTGGTGGCGCGGATATCGCCGCTGAGCTGGATGCACGCCGGGCAATTGATCAAGGGACGCGTCTGGCGCTGGTTATATAA
- a CDS encoding gfo/Idh/MocA family oxidoreductase yields the protein MIRFAVIGTNWITARFVDAAHESGKMKLVAVYSRKLEQAQEFGDDYNVTDCFDNLEALATSDQIDAVYIASPNSLHYPQARLFLSHKKHVICEKSLASNLAEVEALVACAREHQVVLFEAFKTAYLPNFIQLKQALPKVGKLRKVTINFCQYSSRYQRYLNGENPNTFNPAFSNGSIMDIGYYCLASALALWGEPKSVLASASLLPSGVDAHGTVCMNYGDFDVVLIHSKVSQSDIPSEIQGEDGSLIIESISECLSIAFTPRGGHSVDLTLPQHINTMLYEAEVFANLVENAQVEHAGLQLSLLTSRIQTDIRRQTGVIFPADTQPPAVS from the coding sequence ATGATTCGCTTCGCTGTTATTGGCACTAATTGGATCACCGCACGCTTTGTTGATGCCGCCCACGAAAGTGGCAAGATGAAACTGGTTGCCGTTTACTCCCGTAAGCTGGAACAGGCCCAAGAGTTTGGCGATGATTACAACGTTACTGACTGCTTTGATAATCTGGAAGCCTTGGCGACGAGTGACCAGATTGATGCGGTGTATATTGCCAGCCCGAACTCCCTACATTATCCCCAGGCAAGATTGTTCCTCAGCCATAAAAAACACGTTATTTGCGAGAAATCGCTGGCATCAAATCTGGCTGAAGTCGAAGCGCTGGTTGCCTGTGCCCGCGAACATCAGGTCGTGCTATTTGAAGCTTTTAAAACTGCCTATCTGCCTAACTTTATTCAGTTAAAGCAGGCACTGCCCAAGGTGGGAAAATTACGTAAAGTCACCATTAACTTCTGCCAATATTCATCACGTTACCAGCGCTACCTGAACGGCGAAAATCCCAACACCTTTAACCCGGCCTTTTCTAATGGCTCAATCATGGATATTGGTTACTACTGTTTGGCTAGCGCACTGGCATTATGGGGCGAGCCGAAATCAGTACTGGCCAGCGCCAGTTTGCTCCCCAGTGGGGTCGATGCCCACGGCACCGTCTGTATGAATTATGGCGATTTTGATGTGGTTCTCATCCATTCAAAAGTCAGCCAATCAGATATCCCCAGTGAAATTCAGGGGGAGGATGGTTCGCTGATTATTGAAAGTATCTCTGAATGTCTGTCTATCGCCTTTACCCCAAGAGGGGGCCATTCGGTGGATCTGACGCTGCCACAGCATATTAATACTATGCTGTATGAAGCTGAGGTTTTTGCCAATTTGGTGGAAAATGCGCAGGTAGAACACGCTGGTTTGCAGTTGTCGTTGCTCACCTCGCGTATTCAAACAGATATTCGCCGCCAGACTGGGGTTATTTTCCCAGCCGATACCCAGCCACCGGCTGTAAGTTAA
- a CDS encoding YafY family transcriptional regulator codes for MSRSQRLLDLIQVLRRHRYPVTGAALAEELAISVRTLYRDIATLQQQGADIAGEPGLGYVLRPGFMLPPLMFSEEEIEALVLGSRWVSHRGDTHLSAAARNALAKIAAVLPTDLRDELDASTLLIGPVGHMPDCELALPVLRRAIRAERKVDITYQDLKGANSCRRIWPFAIGFFEQVRVVVAWCELRQTIRNFRADRISAISLTDQRYPQRRQLLLKQWREAEGIDDQSLLSTPPKP; via the coding sequence ATGTCCCGCAGCCAGCGTCTGCTTGACCTGATTCAAGTGCTACGCCGCCATCGCTATCCCGTAACAGGTGCTGCGTTGGCGGAGGAACTGGCTATCAGTGTGCGGACACTTTATCGCGATATTGCCACCCTACAACAGCAAGGCGCTGATATTGCAGGCGAACCCGGTCTGGGCTATGTGCTGCGCCCAGGTTTTATGCTGCCGCCCTTGATGTTCTCCGAAGAAGAGATAGAAGCACTGGTATTAGGGTCGCGCTGGGTCAGCCATCGTGGAGATACCCATCTGAGTGCCGCTGCCCGTAATGCTTTGGCGAAAATCGCAGCGGTTTTACCTACAGATTTACGTGACGAATTAGATGCCTCGACACTGCTCATCGGCCCTGTCGGCCATATGCCTGACTGTGAACTGGCGCTACCGGTATTGCGCCGCGCAATCCGTGCCGAGCGCAAAGTGGATATTACCTATCAAGACCTGAAAGGGGCTAACTCATGTCGCCGCATCTGGCCTTTTGCTATCGGTTTTTTTGAACAGGTGCGCGTAGTGGTGGCCTGGTGTGAGCTACGCCAAACCATCCGTAACTTTCGCGCGGATCGAATAAGCGCTATTTCTCTTACGGATCAACGCTATCCTCAGCGCCGACAGCTGTTGCTAAAACAGTGGCGGGAAGCGGAAGGCATCGATGATCAGTCGCTGCTGTCGACACCACCAAAACCGTAG
- a CDS encoding M48 family peptidase, which yields MQELTYLQGYSENLQSQVRQLITEQRLGNVLRQRYPQSHDYNTDKMLYQYTVDLKNQYLRNAQPLSKVAYDSKIQVMKHALGLHTAISRVQGGKLKAKAEIRVATVFKNAPEAFLKMIVVHELAHLKEKDHNKAFYSLCCHMEPQYHQLEFDTRLYLTHLDLFGAIY from the coding sequence ATGCAGGAACTGACTTATCTGCAAGGTTATTCCGAAAACTTACAGTCTCAGGTACGCCAACTCATCACCGAGCAGCGTCTGGGGAATGTATTACGTCAGCGCTATCCACAATCCCATGATTACAATACGGATAAGATGTTGTATCAATACACGGTTGATTTAAAAAACCAGTATCTACGCAACGCTCAGCCGTTAAGTAAAGTGGCCTACGACAGTAAAATTCAGGTGATGAAGCATGCTCTCGGCCTGCATACCGCAATTTCCAGGGTGCAAGGTGGCAAATTGAAAGCAAAAGCAGAGATTCGGGTCGCCACTGTGTTTAAAAACGCGCCAGAAGCCTTCCTAAAAATGATAGTGGTTCATGAATTGGCGCATTTGAAAGAGAAAGATCACAACAAAGCATTCTATAGTTTGTGCTGCCATATGGAGCCGCAATATCATCAGTTAGAGTTTGACACTCGCCTCTATCTGACTCATTTGGATCTGTTTGGTGCGATTTATTAG
- a CDS encoding serine/threonine transporter SstT → MEKTPSGFIGFIARGSLVKQILVGLVAGIILAVVSTPAATAVGLLGTLFVGALKAVAPILVLMLVMASIANHKQGQKTSIRPILFLYLLGTFSAALIAVVVSFMFPSTLILATNTAEITPPGGIVEVLKGLLNSIIANPIHALLNANYIGILAWAVGLGIALRHAADTTKALINDMSDAVTKVVRVVIRFAPLGIFGLVASTMAETGFGVLLGYAQLLIVLIGCMLLVALVINPLIVYWKIRRNPYPLVFACLRESGVTAFFTRSSAANIPVNMEMCKKMNLNEDTYSVSIPLGATINMAGAAITITVLTLAAVHTLGIPVDLPTALLLSVVAAVCACGASGVAGGSLLLIPLACGMFGIPNEIAMQVVAVGFIIGVLQDSAETALNSSTDVLFTAAACQADDARLANPDPLANRKSI, encoded by the coding sequence ATGGAAAAGACACCATCTGGATTTATCGGGTTTATCGCCCGTGGTAGTTTAGTTAAACAAATACTGGTCGGTTTGGTGGCGGGTATCATTTTGGCCGTGGTCTCTACCCCTGCAGCTACAGCCGTTGGTCTGCTCGGTACATTATTCGTTGGTGCATTGAAAGCTGTTGCACCGATATTGGTTTTGATGCTGGTCATGGCCTCCATTGCCAACCATAAACAGGGGCAAAAAACCAGTATCCGCCCTATTCTGTTTTTGTATCTATTGGGTACCTTTTCAGCCGCATTGATTGCTGTGGTGGTTAGCTTTATGTTCCCATCCACCCTTATTCTGGCGACCAATACTGCTGAAATCACCCCTCCCGGTGGGATTGTAGAAGTACTGAAAGGCTTGCTGAACAGCATAATTGCTAACCCGATTCATGCGCTGCTCAATGCCAACTATATCGGCATTCTGGCCTGGGCCGTGGGCTTGGGTATTGCCTTGCGTCATGCTGCGGATACCACTAAAGCCTTAATTAATGATATGTCTGATGCGGTGACCAAAGTGGTACGAGTGGTTATCCGTTTTGCGCCGCTGGGTATTTTTGGCTTGGTTGCCTCCACCATGGCAGAAACGGGTTTTGGCGTGTTACTGGGTTACGCACAGCTACTCATCGTATTAATTGGCTGTATGTTACTGGTGGCATTAGTAATAAACCCACTGATTGTGTATTGGAAAATTCGCCGTAACCCATATCCACTGGTCTTTGCCTGCTTGCGTGAAAGTGGTGTAACCGCCTTCTTTACCCGCAGTTCAGCGGCTAACATTCCCGTAAATATGGAAATGTGTAAGAAGATGAACCTGAATGAAGACACTTACTCAGTCTCCATTCCATTGGGTGCCACCATTAACATGGCCGGCGCGGCAATTACTATCACCGTGCTGACACTGGCGGCGGTACATACGCTGGGTATTCCGGTTGATTTACCCACAGCGCTGTTGCTGAGTGTAGTGGCTGCGGTCTGTGCCTGTGGTGCATCCGGGGTTGCCGGTGGCTCGCTGTTGCTGATCCCATTGGCTTGCGGCATGTTTGGTATTCCAAACGAAATAGCAATGCAAGTGGTCGCAGTTGGTTTCATTATCGGTGTGTTACAGGATTCAGCCGAAACCGCCCTGAACTCCTCCACCGATGTGCTGTTCACTGCCGCAGCCTGCCAGGCAGACGATGCCAGATTGGCTAATCCAGATCCACTGGCGAACCGTAAAAGCATCTGA